A single Curtobacterium sp. MCJR17_020 DNA region contains:
- a CDS encoding LacI family DNA-binding transcriptional regulator produces the protein MASAANVSIATVSRVLRTPDAVREGTRDRVQAAIRSLGYVPSGNARALAGKRTGVVGLLLPGFDVVPDERPDLVTDGGVRVVDDRRHVTQPFSSNLYFDEVLRGAETEAWQRGLALMVAAGRGSSRDVIVNDVAGRVDGLAVLAQTVPDDLLEHVARRIPVVVLADDRRSHGFDSVSVDNSAGMRTLASHVIGRLGIRSLAYVAGPIDSPDDMERSTGFRSALADHGVPASSVRVVHGDFGRARARELAATLLADEVPRAIVCSNDQSALGVLDAATARGLRVPEDVVVTGFDGIDAGRFSSPRLTTVHQPMGELGRAAVRAIVDRLDHREGPPRAVRLPVEVLLRESCPPAL, from the coding sequence GTGGCCAGTGCCGCGAACGTCTCGATCGCGACCGTCTCGCGCGTGCTCCGCACGCCGGACGCCGTCCGCGAGGGCACCCGGGACCGCGTCCAGGCGGCGATCCGCAGCCTCGGCTACGTCCCCTCCGGCAACGCACGAGCCCTCGCCGGCAAGCGCACCGGCGTCGTCGGACTGCTGCTGCCCGGGTTCGACGTGGTGCCCGACGAACGGCCGGACCTGGTCACCGACGGGGGCGTCCGCGTGGTCGACGACCGCCGACACGTGACGCAGCCGTTCTCCTCGAACCTGTACTTCGACGAGGTCCTGCGGGGTGCCGAGACCGAGGCCTGGCAGCGCGGACTCGCGCTCATGGTCGCCGCCGGTCGTGGGTCCTCGCGCGACGTGATCGTCAACGACGTCGCCGGCCGGGTGGACGGCCTCGCCGTGCTCGCACAGACCGTGCCGGACGACCTGCTCGAGCACGTCGCCCGTCGGATCCCGGTCGTGGTGCTCGCCGACGACCGGCGCTCGCACGGGTTCGACTCCGTGAGCGTGGACAACAGCGCCGGCATGCGGACGCTCGCGTCGCACGTGATCGGGCGGCTCGGCATCCGGTCGCTCGCGTACGTCGCTGGGCCGATCGACTCGCCGGACGACATGGAGCGCTCGACGGGCTTCCGGTCGGCGTTGGCGGACCACGGGGTGCCGGCGTCGTCGGTCCGGGTGGTGCACGGTGACTTCGGCCGGGCGCGGGCGCGCGAGCTGGCGGCGACGCTGCTGGCGGACGAGGTGCCCCGGGCCATCGTGTGCTCGAACGACCAGTCGGCGCTCGGGGTGCTCGACGCCGCCACCGCCCGGGGCCTGCGCGTGCCCGAGGACGTCGTCGTCACCGGGTTCGACGGCATCGACGCCGGGCGGTTCTCGTCGCCGCGGCTCACCACCGTGCACCAGCCGATGGGGGAGCTCGGGCGTGCGGCGGTGCGGGCGATCGTCGACCGGCTGGACCACCGCGAGGGGCCGCCGCGCGCCGTCCGGCTGCCGGTCGAGGTGCTGCTGCGCGAGAGCTGCCCGCCGGCGCTGTGA
- a CDS encoding ABC transporter substrate-binding protein, whose amino-acid sequence MTLPPQRTRGKRDPGTRAPGTRPGSTRRRGRLVAAIAGLAAVALMATGCSIQVRSEPDPTIGKDTMLINADHGNPLFDRNFNPYIANARTASKWMYEPLIEINPLDGKGTPWLASKWSQPDASTIDMTIRQGVEWSDGSPFSAKDVVFTFDLLKKFPAMDVKGAWQHIKSIEVDGDHVVFHLKSDDVPSLNIIGATYILGEQHWGGVKDPTTFRDPNPVGTGPFVLGNYTDQQYSMDKNPTYWQADKIAIKHLILPATNTQLDTVTRGYDWAYAFISDVKGTWGAASGTNQWWFPAGGVIGLIPNLTKAPYNDVNVRKGISLALNRDDIAETASEGNLAAAGQTGLILPNQEQYLNPDIPDKGMITQDVDAAKAAFAKSGWTEQGGKIMKDGKQLSITIMTANGYSDWLRAAQEVRRDLTAIGVKVTIQAPQPAGYQQNINNGTFDMAMGGMGNGDVYQAFNSLLSSDFYQPVGKSTVNNYERYKNADTQKLLDEYKATTDTAKQQEILNQLQEIVYDDLPVIGMYYGGLWGLFNTGKFVGWPSAEDPYMAPQNYDSAPLLIFSKLRLRDSAAGQEILKQQEDQK is encoded by the coding sequence ATGACGCTTCCCCCACAGCGCACGCGCGGCAAGCGCGACCCCGGGACCCGCGCTCCCGGAACGCGCCCCGGCAGCACCCGACGACGCGGACGCCTCGTCGCGGCGATCGCCGGGCTCGCAGCCGTGGCCCTCATGGCCACCGGCTGCAGCATCCAGGTCCGGTCCGAACCCGATCCCACGATCGGCAAGGACACGATGCTCATCAACGCGGACCACGGCAACCCGCTGTTCGACCGCAACTTCAACCCGTACATCGCGAACGCCCGCACGGCCTCCAAGTGGATGTACGAGCCGCTCATCGAGATCAACCCCCTCGACGGCAAGGGCACCCCGTGGCTCGCCAGCAAGTGGAGCCAGCCGGACGCCAGCACGATCGACATGACGATCCGCCAGGGCGTCGAGTGGTCCGACGGCTCTCCGTTCTCGGCGAAGGACGTCGTCTTCACGTTCGACCTGCTGAAGAAGTTCCCGGCGATGGACGTCAAGGGCGCCTGGCAGCACATCAAGAGCATCGAGGTGGACGGCGACCACGTCGTCTTCCACCTCAAGAGCGACGATGTGCCGAGCCTGAACATCATCGGCGCGACGTACATCCTCGGTGAGCAGCACTGGGGCGGCGTGAAGGACCCCACGACGTTCCGCGACCCGAACCCGGTCGGCACCGGTCCGTTCGTGCTCGGCAACTACACCGACCAGCAGTACTCGATGGACAAGAACCCGACGTACTGGCAGGCCGACAAGATCGCCATCAAGCACCTCATCCTGCCGGCGACGAACACGCAGCTCGACACCGTCACCCGCGGCTACGACTGGGCGTACGCGTTCATCTCGGACGTCAAGGGCACCTGGGGTGCCGCGTCGGGGACGAACCAATGGTGGTTCCCGGCCGGTGGTGTGATCGGCCTCATCCCGAACCTGACGAAGGCGCCGTACAACGACGTCAACGTCCGCAAGGGCATCTCGCTCGCGCTGAACCGTGACGACATCGCCGAGACCGCGTCCGAGGGCAACCTGGCGGCAGCGGGCCAGACCGGCCTGATCCTGCCGAACCAGGAGCAGTACCTCAACCCGGACATCCCGGACAAGGGCATGATCACGCAGGACGTCGACGCTGCGAAGGCCGCGTTCGCGAAGTCCGGCTGGACCGAGCAGGGCGGCAAGATCATGAAGGACGGCAAGCAGCTGTCCATCACCATCATGACCGCGAACGGCTACTCGGACTGGCTCCGCGCCGCGCAGGAGGTCCGTCGCGACCTGACGGCCATCGGCGTGAAGGTGACGATCCAGGCACCGCAGCCCGCCGGGTACCAGCAGAACATCAACAACGGCACCTTCGACATGGCGATGGGCGGCATGGGCAACGGTGACGTCTACCAGGCGTTCAACTCCCTGCTCAGCAGCGACTTCTACCAGCCGGTCGGCAAGTCGACGGTGAACAACTACGAGCGCTACAAGAACGCCGACACCCAGAAGCTCCTCGACGAGTACAAGGCGACGACGGACACGGCGAAGCAGCAGGAGATCCTCAACCAGCTGCAGGAGATCGTGTACGACGACCTGCCCGTGATCGGCATGTACTACGGCGGGCTCTGGGGGCTGTTCAACACCGGCAAGTTCGTCGGTTGGCCCAGCGCCGAGGACCCGTACATGGCCCCGCAGAACTACGACTCCGCGCCGCTGCTCATTTTCTCGAAGCTCCGGCTCCGGGACAGCGCAGCCGGCCAGGAGATCCTGAAGCAGCAAGAGGACCAGAAGTGA
- a CDS encoding ABC transporter permease: protein MKYILQKLVLFVLTLWAAVTLNFVLPRLMPGSPSDAALAKLSQNGPVTEATKKAIEAQLGVPTGNLWDQYVNYLHQVVTLDFGVSYTFYPQPVGDLVSKALPYTLILVGVVTILAFVLGTLIGVAAAWKRGTWLDSLPTLSGSFMSTFPYFWTALLLLFFLGYVLHWFPTTGAYSATTTPGLNGAFAADALQHAVLPAVTILVTSLGGWIIGMRNAMINTLGDDYVTFAEANGLRGRTVAVRYAARNAILPNLTGFGLALGGVVGGSVLVEQVFGYPGIGYLLFNAVIGQDYPLMQALFLMITVSVLIANFIVDVMYGVLDPRTRR from the coding sequence GTGAAGTACATCCTCCAGAAACTCGTCCTCTTCGTCCTGACCCTCTGGGCCGCGGTCACGCTGAACTTCGTGCTCCCACGCCTGATGCCGGGCAGCCCGTCGGACGCCGCGCTGGCGAAGCTCAGCCAGAACGGCCCCGTCACCGAAGCCACCAAGAAGGCCATCGAGGCCCAGCTCGGCGTCCCCACGGGCAACCTGTGGGACCAGTACGTCAACTACCTGCACCAGGTCGTCACGCTCGACTTCGGGGTGAGCTACACGTTCTACCCGCAGCCGGTCGGCGACCTCGTGTCGAAGGCCCTGCCGTACACGCTCATCCTGGTCGGCGTCGTCACGATCCTCGCGTTCGTCCTCGGCACCCTGATCGGCGTCGCGGCGGCGTGGAAGCGCGGCACCTGGCTGGACTCGCTCCCGACGCTGTCGGGGTCGTTCATGTCGACGTTCCCGTACTTCTGGACCGCCCTGCTCCTGCTGTTCTTCCTCGGCTACGTGCTGCACTGGTTCCCGACCACGGGTGCCTACTCGGCGACCACCACCCCGGGGCTCAACGGAGCGTTCGCAGCCGATGCCCTGCAGCACGCGGTGCTGCCCGCGGTCACGATCCTGGTGACGAGCCTCGGCGGCTGGATCATCGGCATGCGCAACGCGATGATCAACACGCTCGGTGACGACTACGTGACCTTCGCCGAGGCGAACGGTCTTCGCGGCCGCACCGTGGCCGTGCGGTACGCGGCGCGGAACGCGATCCTGCCGAACCTGACCGGCTTCGGTCTGGCACTCGGTGGCGTGGTCGGCGGTTCGGTGCTGGTCGAGCAGGTCTTCGGCTACCCCGGCATCGGCTACCTGCTGTTCAACGCCGTCATCGGGCAGGACTACCCGCTGATGCAGGCCCTCTTCCTGATGATCACCGTGTCGGTGCTCATCGCCAACTTCATCGTGGACGTCATGTACGGCGTCCTGGACCCGAGGACGCGTCGATGA
- a CDS encoding ABC transporter permease gives MTNTSTPNATVAVRTQDEQQAPSRWRSIARQFGVVWSNSKARIGIIILAVFVLVAIFAPLLAPYGASQNGFARSADATADHWMGTTAAGEDVLSQIIYGARISVMVGAVAGILSTLVAVAIGLSWGYVRGWIGEVIGFIVNLFLVIPGLPLMIVIAAYLQNGGIAVIIAVIVVTGWAWGARVLRSQTQSLRGRDFVTAAQFSGDGATRIVFREILPNMTSLIVGSFFGAATSAILAEAGLEFLGLGDSSIVSWGTILYWAQNSNALLTGQWILLFAPGLCIALLAMSLTLINFGVDAVSNPRLREGARPKRKEATA, from the coding sequence ATGACCAACACGAGCACCCCCAACGCAACCGTCGCCGTCCGGACCCAGGACGAGCAGCAGGCCCCGAGCCGCTGGCGCAGCATCGCCCGGCAGTTCGGCGTCGTCTGGTCGAACTCGAAGGCCCGGATCGGCATCATCATCCTCGCGGTGTTCGTGCTGGTCGCGATCTTCGCGCCGCTCCTGGCCCCGTACGGCGCCAGCCAGAACGGGTTCGCCCGCTCCGCAGACGCGACCGCCGACCACTGGATGGGCACCACCGCCGCCGGCGAGGACGTCCTGTCCCAGATCATCTACGGCGCACGGATCTCCGTGATGGTCGGCGCGGTCGCGGGCATCCTGTCCACGCTCGTCGCCGTCGCGATCGGCCTCAGCTGGGGCTACGTCCGCGGGTGGATCGGCGAGGTCATCGGCTTCATCGTGAACCTGTTCCTGGTCATCCCGGGCCTGCCCCTGATGATCGTCATCGCGGCGTACCTGCAGAACGGCGGCATCGCGGTCATCATCGCGGTCATCGTCGTCACCGGCTGGGCCTGGGGCGCACGCGTCCTGCGCAGCCAGACGCAGTCCCTGCGCGGTCGCGACTTCGTGACGGCCGCGCAGTTCTCCGGTGACGGTGCGACCCGCATCGTGTTCCGCGAGATCCTGCCGAACATGACCTCGCTCATCGTCGGCTCGTTCTTCGGGGCGGCCACGAGCGCGATCCTGGCCGAGGCCGGCCTCGAGTTCCTCGGGCTCGGCGACTCGTCGATCGTCAGCTGGGGCACGATCCTCTACTGGGCGCAGAACTCCAACGCACTGCTCACCGGCCAGTGGATCCTGCTCTTCGCCCCCGGCCTCTGCATCGCGCTGCTCGCGATGAGCCTCACCCTGATCAACTTCGGCGTCGACGCCGTGTCCAACCCGCGGCTGCGCGAAGGCGCGCGCCCGAAGCGCAAGGAGGCGACCGCATGA
- a CDS encoding ABC transporter ATP-binding protein has protein sequence MSGSRTYADDGLEVRDGAATGLPSDGGDAQGVLLDVRDLSVVYESAGQTAVQAVDHVSFQLRKGEFVGLVGESGSGKSTLGYALTRLQKPPARTNGGSIVFNGHDIRDLDEEALRQQRQGGFAMVLQSGMNALNPVRTVRNHFIDIFKAHGHVSRDRWDARMKELIEKVKLPTSMLARFPGELSGGMRQRVSIALALSLEPQLMVFDEPTTALDVLVQHAVMDTIIELQQAEGFTAILISHDLGIVLEATERVLVMHEGRIVEDGGSKELLRNPQDEYTQMLLSHYADPRAEVVSLPGFPDRSQRAASGEKRQETTSSFSTVGSRERSAAKNPIVVSNIVKTYPAPRRGEQPVQAVRDVSFTLEPGQSLALVGQSGSGKSTIAKLLTGVEKPTTGTVRFGDLDVARLGKRGLRDLRSEVQMVFQDPYAALNPLHTVEYTLSRPIANYTELKGQDARRRVLELLETVGLTPVEQFAQKLPHQLSGGQRQRVVIARALASDPQVIIADEPVSMLDVTLRAGVLALLEDLREQWGVSLLYITHDLLSARLITDDMMVLHEGAVVERGRTAEVLQNPQDPYTIALLDAVPNPRRTLELGASRSGAATPVPSEPASSVGERGRL, from the coding sequence ATGAGCGGCTCGCGAACGTACGCAGATGACGGCCTGGAGGTGCGGGACGGCGCCGCCACGGGCCTCCCGTCCGACGGTGGTGACGCCCAGGGCGTCCTGCTGGACGTCCGCGACCTGTCGGTCGTGTACGAATCGGCCGGCCAGACGGCCGTCCAAGCCGTCGACCACGTGTCGTTCCAGCTTCGGAAGGGCGAGTTCGTCGGCCTGGTCGGCGAGTCCGGTTCGGGCAAGTCGACGCTCGGCTACGCGCTGACGCGTCTGCAGAAGCCGCCGGCGCGCACCAACGGCGGCAGCATCGTCTTCAACGGCCACGACATCCGTGACCTCGACGAGGAAGCGCTCCGGCAGCAGCGCCAGGGCGGCTTCGCGATGGTGCTGCAGTCCGGCATGAACGCGCTCAACCCGGTGCGCACCGTCCGGAACCACTTCATCGACATCTTCAAGGCGCACGGCCACGTGTCGCGCGACCGGTGGGACGCCCGGATGAAGGAGCTCATCGAGAAGGTGAAGCTGCCGACGTCGATGCTCGCCCGGTTCCCGGGGGAACTCTCCGGCGGCATGCGGCAGCGCGTCTCGATCGCCCTGGCCCTGTCGCTCGAACCGCAGCTCATGGTGTTCGACGAGCCGACCACGGCACTCGACGTGCTCGTGCAGCACGCCGTCATGGACACAATCATCGAGCTGCAGCAGGCAGAGGGCTTCACGGCGATCCTGATCAGCCACGACCTCGGCATCGTGCTCGAGGCCACCGAGCGCGTGCTCGTCATGCACGAGGGCCGCATCGTCGAGGACGGCGGCTCGAAGGAGCTCCTGCGCAACCCGCAGGACGAGTACACGCAGATGCTGCTCTCGCACTACGCCGACCCGCGCGCGGAGGTCGTGTCGCTGCCCGGGTTCCCGGACCGGTCGCAACGTGCTGCCTCCGGCGAGAAGCGCCAGGAGACCACGTCGTCGTTCAGCACCGTCGGCTCGCGTGAGCGCTCGGCGGCGAAGAACCCGATCGTCGTCTCGAACATCGTGAAGACCTACCCGGCTCCGCGCCGCGGCGAGCAGCCCGTGCAGGCGGTGCGCGACGTGTCGTTCACCCTCGAGCCGGGGCAGTCGCTCGCCCTGGTCGGTCAGTCCGGTTCGGGCAAGTCGACCATCGCGAAGCTCCTGACCGGGGTCGAGAAGCCGACGACCGGTACCGTCCGGTTCGGCGACCTCGACGTCGCACGCCTGGGCAAGCGCGGCCTGCGGGACCTCCGCTCCGAGGTGCAGATGGTGTTCCAGGACCCGTACGCGGCGCTCAACCCGCTGCACACGGTGGAGTACACGCTGTCCCGCCCGATCGCGAACTACACGGAGCTGAAGGGTCAGGATGCCCGGCGCCGCGTGCTCGAGCTCCTCGAGACCGTGGGCCTGACCCCGGTCGAGCAGTTCGCGCAGAAACTCCCGCACCAGCTCTCCGGCGGACAGCGGCAGCGCGTCGTCATCGCCAGGGCACTCGCATCCGACCCGCAGGTGATCATCGCCGACGAGCCGGTCTCGATGCTCGACGTGACGTTGCGCGCCGGTGTGCTCGCCCTGCTCGAGGACCTGCGTGAGCAGTGGGGCGTCTCGCTGCTCTACATCACGCACGACCTGCTCAGCGCGCGCCTCATCACCGACGACATGATGGTGCTCCACGAGGGTGCCGTGGTCGAGCGGGGCCGCACCGCCGAGGTGCTGCAGAACCCGCAGGACCCGTACACGATCGCCCTGCTCGACGCCGTGCCGAACCCCCGCCGCACGCTGGAGCTGGGAGCGTCGCGAAGCGGCGCCGCGACGCCAGTGCCGAGCGAGCCTGCGAGCTCGGTCGGTGAGCGGGGCCGGCTGTGA
- a CDS encoding alpha/beta fold hydrolase codes for MTTLHDFPAVPAFGHLPTPDGVDVVGIDLPIGRLTACRIVPSGVSKGVVLIVPGYTGSKEDWRTFLPLLRDAGWSAVAISRRGQADSVSPDDRTAYTLEQEAADVVRVAELLDDGAPVHLIGHSLGGVIVRAAAIASPTSFRDVTMFCSGPHGWSYRKAAEKTIVADTCSNRALFDAQNPLWAGRPDAELPDDARMVRERFDHTSVLSVLGGAAILEDRADTTEELRATGLPVLVAHGVWDGAWPIPWQADMASRLGASYEVIAESYHGPQIENPLGTVAVFDAFMNAH; via the coding sequence GTGACGACGCTGCACGACTTCCCGGCGGTGCCGGCGTTCGGCCACCTGCCGACGCCGGACGGCGTGGACGTCGTCGGGATCGACCTGCCGATCGGCCGCCTCACCGCGTGCCGGATCGTGCCGTCCGGAGTGTCGAAGGGTGTCGTGCTCATCGTCCCCGGGTACACCGGCTCGAAGGAGGACTGGCGCACGTTCCTGCCGCTCCTCCGCGACGCCGGGTGGTCGGCGGTGGCGATCAGCCGCCGTGGACAGGCCGACTCGGTCTCGCCCGACGACCGCACGGCGTACACGCTCGAGCAGGAGGCCGCCGACGTCGTCCGCGTCGCCGAACTGCTCGACGACGGCGCTCCGGTGCACCTCATCGGCCACTCGCTCGGCGGCGTGATCGTCCGCGCCGCAGCGATCGCCTCCCCGACGTCGTTCCGCGACGTGACGATGTTCTGCTCCGGCCCGCACGGCTGGTCGTACCGCAAGGCCGCGGAGAAGACGATCGTCGCCGACACGTGCTCCAACCGTGCGCTGTTCGACGCGCAGAACCCGCTCTGGGCCGGCCGCCCCGACGCCGAGCTCCCCGACGACGCCCGGATGGTCCGCGAGCGCTTCGACCACACGAGCGTGCTCAGCGTGCTCGGTGGCGCAGCGATCCTCGAGGACCGCGCCGACACCACCGAGGAACTCCGCGCGACCGGACTGCCGGTGCTCGTCGCGCACGGCGTCTGGGACGGCGCCTGGCCGATCCCGTGGCAGGCGGACATGGCCTCGCGTCTCGGTGCGTCGTACGAGGTGATCGCCGAGAGCTACCACGGCCCCCAGATCGAGAACCCGCTCGGGACCGTCGCCGTCTTCGACGCGTTCATGAACGCCCACTGA
- a CDS encoding family 1 glycosylhydrolase produces MSTLDFPKGFLWGAATAAHQIEGNNVNSNWWVHEHEPDTTIVEPSGDAADSYHRYREDIRIAAELGLNSYRFSIEWARIEPERGFVSRAEVDHYRRMVETCHEFGIEPIVTLMHFTVPRWFERDGFWRAPDAADLFARYTEAALPVVSDGVRYVCTINEPNIAAMLAGGEDASNLVAYGLPNPDLGVADALLASHKRSREVLGQVSGLQSGWTIATQAFKSNGEPGADAMLREYGYPRDDWYLENAAGDDFLGVQAYTRTFIGPNGPLPVADDVETTLTGWEFYPEASADGLRSAWELSGGVPLMITENGIATADDTRRQAYTQGALEGIHRCIEDGIEVLGYQHWSLLDNYEWASGFRPTFGLVSWDPETFERTPKESARWYGGVAQANALETAE; encoded by the coding sequence ATCAGCACGCTCGACTTCCCGAAGGGCTTCCTCTGGGGCGCCGCCACCGCCGCGCACCAGATCGAGGGCAACAACGTCAACTCGAACTGGTGGGTGCACGAGCACGAGCCCGACACCACCATCGTCGAGCCGTCCGGCGACGCCGCGGACAGCTACCACCGCTACCGCGAGGACATCCGGATCGCCGCCGAGCTCGGCCTGAACTCGTACCGGTTCAGCATCGAGTGGGCGCGCATCGAGCCGGAGCGCGGGTTCGTCAGCCGCGCCGAGGTCGACCACTACCGCCGCATGGTCGAGACGTGCCACGAGTTCGGCATCGAGCCGATCGTGACCCTCATGCACTTCACGGTGCCCCGCTGGTTCGAACGAGACGGCTTCTGGCGCGCACCCGACGCTGCCGACCTGTTCGCCCGATACACCGAAGCCGCGCTGCCCGTGGTGTCCGACGGTGTCCGGTACGTCTGCACGATCAACGAGCCGAACATCGCGGCGATGCTCGCCGGCGGCGAGGACGCGTCGAACCTGGTGGCGTACGGCCTGCCGAACCCGGATCTCGGTGTCGCCGACGCCCTGCTGGCCAGCCACAAGCGGTCGCGCGAGGTGCTGGGACAGGTGTCGGGCCTCCAGTCCGGGTGGACCATCGCGACCCAGGCCTTCAAGTCGAACGGTGAGCCCGGCGCGGACGCGATGCTCCGCGAGTACGGGTACCCGCGCGACGACTGGTACCTCGAGAACGCCGCCGGCGACGACTTCCTCGGCGTGCAGGCGTACACCCGGACGTTCATCGGACCGAACGGGCCGTTGCCGGTCGCAGACGACGTCGAGACGACCCTGACCGGGTGGGAGTTCTACCCGGAGGCCTCGGCCGACGGGCTGCGCAGTGCGTGGGAGCTGTCCGGTGGCGTCCCGCTGATGATCACCGAGAACGGCATCGCCACCGCCGACGACACCCGTCGACAGGCGTACACGCAGGGCGCCCTCGAGGGCATCCACCGCTGCATCGAGGACGGCATCGAGGTCCTCGGCTACCAGCACTGGTCGCTCCTGGACAACTACGAGTGGGCGTCCGGATTCCGGCCGACCTTCGGCCTGGTCTCGTGGGACCCCGAGACGTTCGAGCGCACGCCGAAGGAGTCGGCCCGCTGGTACGGCGGGGTCGCCCAGGCGAACGCCCTCGAGACGGCGGAGTAG